A window of Conger conger chromosome 13, fConCon1.1, whole genome shotgun sequence contains these coding sequences:
- the zgc:85932 gene encoding calpain-9, whose protein sequence is MLVTKNISLRTASDTCSSKMCDAATEPAEEAVLVEPSEPSDEPVGGSMFQNMSLNRNAKKIIKDDGLFVDHDFPRWDMEQPGLKWKRPKEICPSAQFIVDEATRMDMCQGVLNDCWLLSALASLSLHPDLLERVVPKGQSFQEGYTGSFVFRFWQYGEWQEVEIDDFLPTQNGELVYLRSSSKEEFWSPLLEKAYAKLKGGYQALNMGFPHEAMVDMTGGVTEVLTIAGLPRDLLSFLQPLFRKGTLINCGNSKGPLQQKDEFGIMFRHAYSLTGVQKVRTKHGPVELVRVHNPWGKVEWEGPWSDINGHEWNQVSQEEQRRVSRVKKEDGEFWMSVPDFRQHFDVMELCHLHDETLTKLDTTQRPWHCTMHHGRWMHSRTAGGPPSGGWFWRNPQFSLNLVKADNDPNNANTTCTFLVALMQKHKRRTGGQMAMNVHIYQARSGCSFLSSLDLSLIRPVLSLQKYNPRREVVLNGHLAPGNYIIIPSMAQANQEGEFILRILTEQGNTAVPADDSNMDTDIPPELTPPKEPLLPSAATTSKLFKKHCNSKRHCQPAELLNLLKEAIGGVMAGYEKTLCLEHCKSFVVLMDSNGSGQLDWEEFQELWKRIRTWTDIFVTFDENNSKSLDYTEIKPALKAAGLWVDDFLIQLISMRYTEPDKTVSYSGFLYLLLKLDSMICKFNAYDMVGMGTVSLNYRQWLHLTMYN, encoded by the exons ATGCTTGTCACTAAGAATATTTCACTAAGAACGGCCAGTGATACTTGCAGCTCCAAAATGTGTGACGCTGCTACTGAACCGGCTGAAGAAGCAGTCTTGGTAGAACCATCGGAACCATCGGATGAGCCGGTGGGAGGTTCTATGTTTCAGAACATGTCATTAAAtaggaatgcaaaaaaaattataaaggATGATGGTTTATTTGTGGATCATGACTTTCCAAGATGGGACATGGAACAGCCCGGTCTGAAATGGAAGCGACCCAAG GAAATCTGTCCTTCTGCACAATTCATCGTGGATGAAGCCACCCGCATGGACATGTGTCAGGGAGTACTGA atgacTGCTGGCTCTTGTCTGCATTGGCATCACTCTCTCTACACCCCGACCTGCTGGAGCGTGTGGTGCCCAAGGGACAGAGCTTCCAGGAGGGATACACTGGATCCTTTGTCTTCCGG TTTTGGCAGTATGGTGAATGGCAGGAAGTGGAGATCGACGACTTCCTGCCGACACAGAATGGCGAGCTGGTGTACTTGCGTTCCTCCAGCAAGGAGGAGTTCTGGAgccccctgctggagaaggCCTATGCCAA GCTGAAGGGCGGGTACCAGGCGCTGAACATGGGCTTTCCCCACGAGGCTATGGTGGATATGACGGGCGGAGTGACGGAGGTGCTGACCATCGCAGGGCTGCCCAGGGACCTGCTCAGCTTCCTGCAGCCGCTCTTTCGCAAGGGAACCCTCATCAACTGCGGCAACTCTAAG GGCCCTCTTCAACAGAAGGATGAGTTTGGAATCATGTTCCGACATGCCTACTCGCTGACAGGGGTGCAGAAG GTTAGGACCAAGCACGGGCCCGTGGAGCTGGTGCGAGTGCACAACCCCTGGGGGAAGGTGGAGTGGGAGGGGCCCTGGAGTGACATTAACGG ccATGAGTGGAACCAGGTGAGTCAGGAGGAGCAGAGGCGAGTGAGCAGAGTGAAGAAGGAGGATGGGGAGTTCTG GATGTCAGTGCCTGACTTCCGTCAGCACTTTGATGTCATGGAGTTGTGTCACCTCCACGATGAGACGCTGACCAAGCTGGACACCACCCAACGGCCCTGGCACTGCACAATGCATCATGGGCGCTGGATGCACTCCCGGACTGCGGGAGGTCCTCCCAGTGGAG gTTGGTTCTGGCGGAATCCTCAGTTCTCTCTGAACCTGGTTAAGGCAGACAATGACCCCAATAATGCTAACACGACTTGCACCTTCCTGGTGGCATTGATGCAGAAGCACAAAAGACGTACTGGAGGACAGATGGCCATGAATGTGCACATCTACCAG gCTCGCTCAGGCTGTtcattcctctcctctctggacCTGAGTCTCATCCGGCCCGTGCTCAGCCTGCAAAAGTACAACCCCCGCAGGGAGGTGGTGCTCAACGGTCACCTAGCACCCGGAAATTACATCATCATCCCTTCAATGGCACAGGCCAATCAGGAGGGAGAGTTCATCCTGCGCATCTTAACAGAGCAGGGCAACACGGCTGT GCCTGCTGATGATTCAAACATGGATACAGACATTCCCCCAGAG ctcaCCCCTCCCAAAGAGCCGCTTCTCCCCTCTGCCGCAACCACCTCCAAGCTATTTAAGAAACATTGCAACAGT AAGAGGCACTGTCAACCTGCAGAGCTGCTCAACCTGCTTAAGGAGGCGATTGGAGGAG TGATGGCTGGCTATGAGAAGACACTCTGCCTCGAGCACTGCAAGAGTTTTGTGGTCCTGATGGAT agtaATGGATCGGGACAGTTGGACTGGGAGGAGTTTCAGGAGCTGTGGAAGAGGATCAGGACGTGGACG GATATCTTTGTAACGTTTGACGAGAATAATTCAAAGTCACTTGATTACACCGAGATTAAACCTGCTCTCAAGGCTGCCG GGCTGTGGGTGGATGACTTTTTGATTCAGCTGATCAGCATGCGGTACACGGAGCCAGACAAGACTGTCAGCTATTCCGGATTCCTCTATCTGCTACTCAAACTGGACAGCATGATCT GCAAATTTAACGCATACGACATGGTGGGAATGGGAACTGTCTCACTCAACTATAGGCAG tggctTCACTTGACGATGTACAACTGA
- the eif3k gene encoding eukaryotic translation initiation factor 3 subunit K isoform X2, with the protein MASSFEQMRANVGKLLRGIDRYNPENLATLERYVETQAKENAYDLEANLAVLKLYQFNPAYFQTTVTSQILLKALTNLPHTDFTLCKCMIDQTHQEERPIRQILYLGNLLETCHFQSFWSSLEENRELIDGITGFEDSVRKFICHVVGITYQNIEHRLLAEMLGDPLDTQVKVWMSKYGWTESEDGQIFIFNQEESVKPKNIVEKIDFESVSSIMATSQ; encoded by the exons ATGGCTTCGTCGTTCGAGCAGATGAGGGCGAATGTGGGAAAACTGCTACGAGGGATTGACAG gTATAATCCGGAGAATTTAGCCACGTTGGAACGTTACGTTGAAACGCAAGCAAAAGAAAATGCTTACGATTTGGAAGCCAATCTCGCTGTTCTCAAATT GTACCAGTTCAACCCAGCCTACTTTCAGACAACAGTGACCTCACAGATTCTGCTCAAGGCCCTGACCAACTTGCCCCACACCGACTtcactttgtgcaagtgtatgaTTGACCAGACACAC CAGGAGGAGCGTCCGATAAGACAGATCCTGTACCTGGGCAACCTCCTGGAGACATGTCACTTCCAGTCCTTCTGG TCGAGCCTGGAGGAGAACAGAGAACTCATcgatggaatcacagggtttgAGGACTCTGTCCGCAAGT tcATATGCCACGTGGTGGGGATCACCTATCAGAACATTGAGCACCGGCTCCTGGCCGAGATGTTGGGCGATCCTCTTG ACACCCAGGTGAAGGTGTGGATGAGCAAATATGGCTGGACAGAGAGTGAGGATGGACAGATCTTCATCTTCAACCAGGAAGAGAGCGTCAAACCCAAAAACATTGTGGAGAAGATCGACTTTGAGA gtGTGTCAAGTATCATGGCTACATCCCAGTGA
- the eif3k gene encoding eukaryotic translation initiation factor 3 subunit K isoform X1 codes for MASSFEQMRANVGKLLRGIDRYNPENLATLERYVETQAKENAYDLEANLAVLKLYQFNPAYFQTTVTSQILLKALTNLPHTDFTLCKCMIDQTHQQEERPIRQILYLGNLLETCHFQSFWSSLEENRELIDGITGFEDSVRKFICHVVGITYQNIEHRLLAEMLGDPLDTQVKVWMSKYGWTESEDGQIFIFNQEESVKPKNIVEKIDFESVSSIMATSQ; via the exons ATGGCTTCGTCGTTCGAGCAGATGAGGGCGAATGTGGGAAAACTGCTACGAGGGATTGACAG gTATAATCCGGAGAATTTAGCCACGTTGGAACGTTACGTTGAAACGCAAGCAAAAGAAAATGCTTACGATTTGGAAGCCAATCTCGCTGTTCTCAAATT GTACCAGTTCAACCCAGCCTACTTTCAGACAACAGTGACCTCACAGATTCTGCTCAAGGCCCTGACCAACTTGCCCCACACCGACTtcactttgtgcaagtgtatgaTTGACCAGACACAC CAGCAGGAGGAGCGTCCGATAAGACAGATCCTGTACCTGGGCAACCTCCTGGAGACATGTCACTTCCAGTCCTTCTGG TCGAGCCTGGAGGAGAACAGAGAACTCATcgatggaatcacagggtttgAGGACTCTGTCCGCAAGT tcATATGCCACGTGGTGGGGATCACCTATCAGAACATTGAGCACCGGCTCCTGGCCGAGATGTTGGGCGATCCTCTTG ACACCCAGGTGAAGGTGTGGATGAGCAAATATGGCTGGACAGAGAGTGAGGATGGACAGATCTTCATCTTCAACCAGGAAGAGAGCGTCAAACCCAAAAACATTGTGGAGAAGATCGACTTTGAGA gtGTGTCAAGTATCATGGCTACATCCCAGTGA